In Mercurialis annua linkage group LG6, ddMerAnnu1.2, whole genome shotgun sequence, the following are encoded in one genomic region:
- the LOC126687094 gene encoding uncharacterized protein LOC126687094 isoform X2 encodes MAGELTGSLRETVRFLTLLSKSSRLRRLLCLPARLLCLLSLTVLWKLVEKMMMPKPKKQPLVEKKSPSTGMNWSFAAGTNLFPGLTAKVDRESKQKLNEFAKELRSFGAVDMSGCNFGDEGLFFLAESLAYNQTLVEVSFAANGITAEGVKAFDRVLQSNIALKTLNLSGNPIGDEGAKSLCVILGDNAGIEKLQLNSTDLGDEGAKAIADLLKINSNIRVIELNNNMIDYSGFTSLAGAFLENATLRSIYLNGNYGGALGANALAKGLEGNKSLRELHLQGNSIGDEGVRVLMSGLSSSKAKLTHLDIGNNSISAKGAFHVAEYLKRSKSLFWMNMYMNDIGDEGAEKIADALKQNRSLANIDLGGNNIHAKGFSEIAKVLKDNSIITTLEAGYNPIGPDGAKDLSEVLKFNGNIKVLKLGWCQIGAKGAENIADTLKYNNTISILDLRGNGLRDEGAICLARSLKVVNEVLTELDLGFNEIRDDGAFAIAQALKANEDVKITSLNLANNFLTKFGQSALSDARDHVYEMNEKEVNIVF; translated from the exons ATGGCCGGAGAGCTTACCGGCAGTCTCAGGGAGACAGTGCGTTTTCTAACGCTCCTGTCCAAGTCCAGCAGATTGCGTCGTCTATTGTGCCTGCCGGCGCGTTTGTTGTGTTTACTTTCG CTCACAGTTTTGTGGAAATTGGTGGAGAAAATGATGATGCCAAAGCCGAAAAAGCAACCATTGGTGGAAAAGAAGTCTCCCTCTACGGGAATGAATTGGTCTTTTGCTGCCGGAACTAATTTATTTCCTGGTCTCACTGCAAAGGTTGACAGAGAGTCTAAGCAGAAGCTCAATGAATTTGCCAAAGAACTTAGGTCGTTTGGCGCTGTTGACATGTCAG GGTGTAACTTTGGAGATGAAGGGCTATTTTTTCTTGCTGAGAGCTTAGCATACAATCAG ACTTTAGTGGAGGTGAGTTTTGCTGCAAATGGAATAACCGCAGAAGGAGTAAAAGCCTTTGATCGAGTTCTTCAATCAAACATTGCATTGAAGACACTTAACTTATCTGGAAACCCTATTGGAGATGAGGGAGCTAAG AGTCTGTGCGTCATATTAGGAGATAATGCCGGTATTGAAAAGCTCCAGCTGAACAGTACTGACTTGGGTGATGAG GGTGCAAAAGCTATTGCAGATTTGttgaaaataaattcaaatattcgTGTGATCGAACTTAACAACAACATGATCGACTATTCT GGATTTACAAGTCTGGCTGGAGCGTTTTTGGAGAATGCAACTTTACGAAGTATATATCTAAA CGGCAATTATGGTGGTGCTTTGGGGGCTAATGCTTTGGCTAAAGGACTTGAGGGGAACAAATCTTTACGG GAACTTCACTTGCAAGGAAATTCTATTGGTGATGAAGGAGTTCGTGTCTTGATGTCAGGCTTATCTTCAAGTAAAG CTAAACTTACCCATCTAGACATTGGAAACAACTCAATCAGTGCGAAGGGAGCCTTTCATGTTGCTGAATATCTTAAGAGAAGCAAGAGCTTGTTCTGGATGAATATGTACATGAATGACATAGGCGATGAG GGTGCAGAAAAAATTGCGGATGCCCTAAAGCAGAACCGGAGTCTGGCAAATATAGACCTA GGTGGAAATAACATACATGCCAAGGGTTTCAGTGAAATAGCTAAAGTTTTGAAGGATAACTCTATCATCACAACA TTGGAAGCTGGTTATAATCCTATTGGACCTGACGGAGCCAAGGATTTATCGGAAGTTCTTAAGTTTAATGGAAATATCAAAGTATTGAAGCTTGGTTGGTGCCAG ATAGGAGCAAAAGGAGCAGAGAACATCGCAGACACTTTAAAATACAATAACACCATATCCATTCTAGACTTGCGAGGAAATGGACTCAGAGATGAA GGTGCAATCTGCCTGGCTCGGAGCTTGAAAGTGGTCAATGAAGTTCTCACTGAACTTGACTTAGGATTCAATGAAATAAGA GATGATGGAGCTTTTGCTATTGCTCAAGCACTCAAGGCTAACGAAGATGTTAAGATTACCTCTTTAAATCTTGCAAATAACTTCCTTACAAAATTTGGACAG AGTGCTCTATCTGATGCAAGAGACCACGTATACGAGATGAATGAGAAGGAAGTGAACATTGTTTTCTAG
- the LOC126687795 gene encoding secreted RxLR effector protein 161-like has product MESCSSTKVPIQKEDKFSEMQCPKNDLERKAMDKIPYASVVGSLMYAQTCTRPEISFVVGMLGRYQSNPGLDHWKAAKKVLRYLQDTKDHMLTFRRSNHLKVIGYSDSDYTGCVDTRKSTFGYLFQLARGTIS; this is encoded by the coding sequence ATGGAAAGTTGCTCATCAACTAAAGTTCCAATTCAGAAAGAGGACAAATTTAGCGAAATGCAATGTCCAAAGAATGATTTGGAAAGAAAAGCAATGGATAAGATTCCTTATGCTTCAGTGGTCGGTAGTCTTATGTATGCTCAGACATGCACTAGACCAGAAATTAGTTTTGTCGTTGGAATGTTAGGTCGTTATCAAAGTAATCCTGGTTTGGATCATTGGAAAGCGGCAAAAAAAGTACTTAGATATTTACAAGACACTAAGGATCACATGCTCACATTTAGGCGATCAAATCACCTAAAAGTGATTGGATATTCGGATTCAGATTATACTGGTTGTGTAGACACTAGAAAGTCTACATTTGGATATTTATTCCAACTAGCAAGAGGAACAATTTCATGA
- the LOC126687094 gene encoding uncharacterized protein LOC126687094 isoform X1: MASTATHSLYFHPKVSLRSQSEPRGGLLSFSNAASTASFSSTPSRVRRASCSRSRRSLLVKAVSGGSQRSSNGRRAYRQSQGDSAFSNAPVQVQQIASSIVPAGAFVVFTFVLWKLVEKMMMPKPKKQPLVEKKSPSTGMNWSFAAGTNLFPGLTAKVDRESKQKLNEFAKELRSFGAVDMSGCNFGDEGLFFLAESLAYNQTLVEVSFAANGITAEGVKAFDRVLQSNIALKTLNLSGNPIGDEGAKSLCVILGDNAGIEKLQLNSTDLGDEGAKAIADLLKINSNIRVIELNNNMIDYSGFTSLAGAFLENATLRSIYLNGNYGGALGANALAKGLEGNKSLRELHLQGNSIGDEGVRVLMSGLSSSKAKLTHLDIGNNSISAKGAFHVAEYLKRSKSLFWMNMYMNDIGDEGAEKIADALKQNRSLANIDLGGNNIHAKGFSEIAKVLKDNSIITTLEAGYNPIGPDGAKDLSEVLKFNGNIKVLKLGWCQIGAKGAENIADTLKYNNTISILDLRGNGLRDEGAICLARSLKVVNEVLTELDLGFNEIRDDGAFAIAQALKANEDVKITSLNLANNFLTKFGQSALSDARDHVYEMNEKEVNIVF; encoded by the exons ATGGCTTCCACTGCTACTCACTCTCTCTACTTCCATCCTAAG GTTTCACTTAGGTCACAATCTGAACCTCGCGGCGGTCTTCTATCCTTCTCAAATGCTGCTTCCACGGCTTCGTTTTCTTCTACTCCTAGTAGAGTAAGAAGAGCAAGCTGTTCCAGGTCTAGGAGGAGTCTTCTTGTGAAGGCTGTCAGCGGCGGCTCTCAGAGGTCGTCCAATGGCCGGAGAGCTTACCGGCAGTCTCAGGGAGACAGTGCGTTTTCTAACGCTCCTGTCCAAGTCCAGCAGATTGCGTCGTCTATTGTGCCTGCCGGCGCGTTTGTTGTGTTTACTTTCG TTTTGTGGAAATTGGTGGAGAAAATGATGATGCCAAAGCCGAAAAAGCAACCATTGGTGGAAAAGAAGTCTCCCTCTACGGGAATGAATTGGTCTTTTGCTGCCGGAACTAATTTATTTCCTGGTCTCACTGCAAAGGTTGACAGAGAGTCTAAGCAGAAGCTCAATGAATTTGCCAAAGAACTTAGGTCGTTTGGCGCTGTTGACATGTCAG GGTGTAACTTTGGAGATGAAGGGCTATTTTTTCTTGCTGAGAGCTTAGCATACAATCAG ACTTTAGTGGAGGTGAGTTTTGCTGCAAATGGAATAACCGCAGAAGGAGTAAAAGCCTTTGATCGAGTTCTTCAATCAAACATTGCATTGAAGACACTTAACTTATCTGGAAACCCTATTGGAGATGAGGGAGCTAAG AGTCTGTGCGTCATATTAGGAGATAATGCCGGTATTGAAAAGCTCCAGCTGAACAGTACTGACTTGGGTGATGAG GGTGCAAAAGCTATTGCAGATTTGttgaaaataaattcaaatattcgTGTGATCGAACTTAACAACAACATGATCGACTATTCT GGATTTACAAGTCTGGCTGGAGCGTTTTTGGAGAATGCAACTTTACGAAGTATATATCTAAA CGGCAATTATGGTGGTGCTTTGGGGGCTAATGCTTTGGCTAAAGGACTTGAGGGGAACAAATCTTTACGG GAACTTCACTTGCAAGGAAATTCTATTGGTGATGAAGGAGTTCGTGTCTTGATGTCAGGCTTATCTTCAAGTAAAG CTAAACTTACCCATCTAGACATTGGAAACAACTCAATCAGTGCGAAGGGAGCCTTTCATGTTGCTGAATATCTTAAGAGAAGCAAGAGCTTGTTCTGGATGAATATGTACATGAATGACATAGGCGATGAG GGTGCAGAAAAAATTGCGGATGCCCTAAAGCAGAACCGGAGTCTGGCAAATATAGACCTA GGTGGAAATAACATACATGCCAAGGGTTTCAGTGAAATAGCTAAAGTTTTGAAGGATAACTCTATCATCACAACA TTGGAAGCTGGTTATAATCCTATTGGACCTGACGGAGCCAAGGATTTATCGGAAGTTCTTAAGTTTAATGGAAATATCAAAGTATTGAAGCTTGGTTGGTGCCAG ATAGGAGCAAAAGGAGCAGAGAACATCGCAGACACTTTAAAATACAATAACACCATATCCATTCTAGACTTGCGAGGAAATGGACTCAGAGATGAA GGTGCAATCTGCCTGGCTCGGAGCTTGAAAGTGGTCAATGAAGTTCTCACTGAACTTGACTTAGGATTCAATGAAATAAGA GATGATGGAGCTTTTGCTATTGCTCAAGCACTCAAGGCTAACGAAGATGTTAAGATTACCTCTTTAAATCTTGCAAATAACTTCCTTACAAAATTTGGACAG AGTGCTCTATCTGATGCAAGAGACCACGTATACGAGATGAATGAGAAGGAAGTGAACATTGTTTTCTAG